The following proteins come from a genomic window of Alosa sapidissima isolate fAloSap1 chromosome 20, fAloSap1.pri, whole genome shotgun sequence:
- the LOC121694127 gene encoding TBC1 domain family member 9B isoform X2, with the protein MWITPEEVLLANALWVSERANPFFILQRRKGHGKGGGITGLLVGTLDVVLDSSARVAPYRILHQTGDSQIFWSIACGSSRKEITEHWEWLEANLLQTLSIFDNEDDITTFVKGKIQGIMAEENKSRLAQEDEDSGKFREAELKMRKLFGMPEEEKLVNYYSCSYWKGRVPRQGWLSVNHICFYSFLLGKEVTLIVQWTDVTQLEKNATLVFPESVRVSTRDTQHFFSMFLNINDTFKLMEQLANIAMRQLLDNEGFAADRSLPKPCKTLKNVSALKRDLDARAKNERYRALFRLTHDERLDGHTDCTLWTPFAKMHVVGQMFVSNNYICFASREEDMCQLIIPLREVSIVEKADSSSVLPSPLSISTKNKMTFLFANLKDRDFLVQRISDFLQRTPERLWSEGDQLPLSGQSGTPSPTTPTFPSSPLSLGAGEPLQQHQPQPQQRYYCPDLPTAKQGLLRIYQTDVPEEIMGPKATKEKMKEEAWNIHFFEFGRGVCMYRTSKTRELVLNGIPESLRGELWLLFSGAQNEMATHPGYYAELVEQAMGRCTLATEEIERDLHRSMPEHHAFQNEMGIAALRRVLTAYAYRNPNIGYCQAMNIVTSVLLLYCTEEEAFWLLVALCERMLPDYYNTRVVGALVDQGVFEELTRECLPLLYEHMQELGVISTISLSWFLTLFLSVMPFHSAVLLVDCFFYEGIKLVFQVSLAVLHANMELLMACNDEGEAMTILGRYLDNVVNKQTVSPPIPHLHALLTSGDEPPPEIDVFELIKASYEKFGSLRADVIEQMRFKQRLKVIQSLEDTAKRSVVRAIMTDSAFTIEELEELYVLFKAKHIMSCYWGASSTAAERHDPSLPYLEQYRIDLGQFCQLFSALGPWGCGIHTPTLASRLFRLLDQNKDGLINFKEFVTGLSGMYHGDMTEKLKLLYKLHLPPALCPEEAESALEATQFFTDDDTLQGEEVKEAGDSGNGDSEDKKEEKVKDYKYYLRMWAKEKEPKKETIKDLPRMNQEQFIELCKTLYNMFSEDTLEQELYHAIATVASLLLRIGEVGKKFSNNGSGKKVLEPPAQPQPPPSADGPEREDSNGEGSSGQSLICKALAEAQLETVGPPGGGPSGAGGSDEEGKDDTSVSSYSVVSAGELQCEDIADDTVLIGCGGNGAGDKRRGSAPDADWSITFEQVLASMLTEPALVDYFENKRDIQGKMAACKTQRAVERQISSSSDHELAQLST; encoded by the exons GGTTGCTAGTGGGGACGCTGGATGTTGTATTGGACTCAAGCGCTCGTGTGGCTCCCTACAGGATCTTGCATCAGACTGGGGATTCTCAAATCTTCTGGAGCATTGCCTGTG GCTCCTCCAGAAAAGAGATCACAGAGCACTGGGAGTGGCTCGAGGCCAACCTGCTCCAAACGCTGTCAATCTTCGACAATGAAGATGACATCACCACCTTTGTCAAAGGGAAGATCCAG GGCATCATGGCGGAGGAGAATAAGAGCCGGCTTGCGCAGGAGGACGAGGACTCGGGAAAGTTCCGCGAGGCGGAGCTGAAGATGCGGAAGCTGTTTGGGATGCCTGAGGAGGAGAAGCTGGTCAACTACTACTCCTGCAGCTACTGGAAGGGCCGTGTGCCGCGGCAGGGCTGGCTCAGCGTCAACCACATCTGCTTCTACTCCTTCCTGCTAGgaaaagagg tgACCCTGATAGTGCAGTGGACGGACGTGACTCAGCTGGAGAAGAACGCCACACTGGTATTCCCGGAGAGCGTGCGTGTGAGCACGCGCGACACGCAGcactttttctccatgttcCTCAACATCAACGACACCTTCAAGCTCATGGAGCAGCTGGCCAACATCGCCATGCGCCAGCTGCTGGACAACGAGGGCTTCGCCGCTGACCGCTCGCTGCCCAAGCCCTGCAAGACTCTCAAGAACGTCTCCGCGCTCAAGAG GGACCTGGATGCCAGGGCGAAGAACGAGCGCTACCGGGCCCTGTTCCGCCTGACCCACGACGAGCGCCTAGACGGGCACACCGACTGCACTCTCTGGACGCCCTTTGCCAAGATGCATGTGGTGGGCCAGATGTTTGTGTCCAACAACTACATCTGCTTTGCCAGCCGTGAGGAAGACATGTGCCAACTCATTATCCCTCTGAGGGAG GTGTCCATCGTGGAGAAGGCGGACAGCAGCAGCGTCCTGCCCAGCCCCTTGTCCATCAGCACCAAGAACAAGATGACCTTCCTGTTCGCCAACCTGAAAGACCGCGACTTCCTGGTGCAGCGCATCTCTGACTTCTTGCAGCGCACGCCTGAACGGCTGTGGAGCGAAGGCGATCAGCTCCCGCTAAGCGGCCAATCA GGGACGCCcagccccaccacccccacctttCCGTCCAGCCCGCTCTCCTTGGGGGCAGGGGAGCCCCTACAACAGCACCAGCCGCAGCCGCAGCAGCGTTACTACTGCCCCGACCTGCCCACTGCCAAGCAGGGCCTCCTCCGCATCTACCAGACGGACGTGCCTGAGGAGATCATGGGCCCCAAGGCT aCAAAAGAGAAGATGAAGGAGGAGGCCTGGAACATCCACTTCTTTGAGTTTGGCCGAGGGGTGTGCATGTATCGCACCTCTAAGACCCGGGAGCTGGTGCTCAACGGCATCCCGGAGAGTTTGAGGGGGGAGCTGTGGCTACTCTTCTCTG GTGCCCAGAATGAGATGGCCACCCACCCGGGCTACTACGCTGAGCTGGTGGAGCAGGCCATGGGCCGCTGCACGCTGGCCACCGAGGAGATCGAGCGGGACTTGCACCGCTCCATGCCCGAGCACCACGCCTTCCAGAACGAGATGGGCATCGCTGCTCTCCGCCGCGTGCTGACCGCCTACGCCTACCGCAACCCCAACATCGGCTACTGCCAG gcgaTGAACATAGTGACGTCTGTGTTGTTGCTGTATTGCACTGAAGAGGAGGCCTTTTGGCTGCTGGTGGCTCTGTGTGAAAGAATGCTGCCGGACTACTACAACACCAGGGtcgtag GGGCCCTGGTGGACcagggtgtgtttgaggagcTGACGCGTGAGTGTCTGCCACTGCTCTACGAGCACATGCAGGAGCTGGGCGTCATCTCCACCATCTCGCTCTCCTGGTTCCTCACGCTCTTCCTCAGCGTCATGCCCTTCCACAGCGCCGTGCTGCTCGTCGACTGCTTCTTCTACGAGGGCATCAAGCTCGTCTTCCAGGTCTCCCTGGCCGTGCTGCACGCCAACATGGAGCTGCTGATGGCCTGCAACGACGAGGGCGAGGCCATGACCATCCTGGGAAg GTATTTGGATAATGTTGTGAACAAGCAGACCGTGTCTCCGCCCATTCCCCACCTCCACGCCCTGCTGACCAGTGGGGACGAGCCACCGCCAGAGATTGACGTCTTTGAGCTCATCAAGGCCTCCTATGAG AAGTTTGGCAGCCTCCGTGCAGACGTCATTGAGCAGATGAGGTTCAAGCAGAGGCTAAAGGTCATCCAGTCCCTGGAGGACACGGCCAAGAGGAGTGTG GTGAGGGCCATCATGACTGATTCAGCCTTCACCATTGAGGAGTTGGAGGAGCTGTATGTCCTGTTCAAG GCCAAGCACATCATGAGCTGCTACTGGGGTGCGAGCAGCACAGCGGCAGAGCGCCACGACCCGAGCCTGCCCTACCTGGAGCAGTACCGCATTGACCTGGGTCAGTTCTGCCAGCTCTTCTCCGCACTGGGTCCCTGGGGCTGCGGCATCCACACGCCCACGCTGGCCTCGCGCCTCTTCCGCCTGCTCGACCAGAACAAGGACGGCCTCATCAACTTCAAGGAGTTCGTCACGGGCCTCA GTGGAATGTATCATGGAGACATGACCGAGAAACTCAAGCTCCTCTACAAACTCCATCTGCCTCCAG ctttgTGTCCAGAAGAGGCAGAGTCAGCACTGGAGGCAACACAGTTCTTTACAGATGATGACACACTCCAGG gtgaaGAGGTGAAGGAGGCAGGAGACTCTGGAAATGGCGACTCTGAAGACAAGAAAG AGGAGAAAGTGAAGGACTATAAATATTACCTAAGAATGTGGGCCAAAGAGAAGGAACCCAAAAAAGAGACGATCAAAGACCTGCCCAGGATGAACCAG GAGCAGTTTATTGAGCTGTGTAAGACGCTCTACAACATGTTCAGCGAGGACACCCTGGAGCAGGAGCTCTACCACGCCATTGCCACTGTGGCCAGCCTCTTGCTGCGCATCGGTGAGGTGGGCAAGAAGTTCTCCAACAATGGGTCCGGCAAGAAAGTTCTAGAACCCCCAGCCCAGCCCCAGCCTCCGCCTTCAGCCGACGGCCCAGAGAGGGAGGACTCCAATGGGGAAGGCAGCTCGGGGCAGTCCCTGATCTGCAAGGCTCTGGCGGAGGCCCAGTTGGAGACGGTGGGGCCCCCTGGAGGAGGTCCGTCAGGAGCCGGAGGCTCGGACGAGGAAGGGAAGGACGACACCTCGGTCTCATCCTACTCGGTGGTGAGCGCTGGCGAGCTCCAGTGCGAGGACATCGCCGACGACACCGTGCTGATAGGCTGCGGCGGAAACGGGGCGGGGGATAAAAGGCGAGGGAGCGCGCCGGACGCCGACTGGTCCATCACCTTCGAGCAAGTGCTGGCCTCCATGCTGACGGAGCCGGCCCTGGTGGACTACTTTGAGAATAAGCGGGACATCCAAGGCAAGATGGCTGCCTGCAAGACCCAGAGGGCTGTGGAGAGGCAGATCAGCTCTTCGAGTGACCATGAGCTGGCCCAGCTGTCCACCTGA
- the LOC121694127 gene encoding TBC1 domain family member 9B isoform X1, with the protein MWITPEEVLLANALWVSERANPFFILQRRKGHGKGGGITGLLVGTLDVVLDSSARVAPYRILHQTGDSQIFWSIACGSSRKEITEHWEWLEANLLQTLSIFDNEDDITTFVKGKIQGIMAEENKSRLAQEDEDSGKFREAELKMRKLFGMPEEEKLVNYYSCSYWKGRVPRQGWLSVNHICFYSFLLGKEVTLIVQWTDVTQLEKNATLVFPESVRVSTRDTQHFFSMFLNINDTFKLMEQLANIAMRQLLDNEGFAADRSLPKPCKTLKNVSALKRDLDARAKNERYRALFRLTHDERLDGHTDCTLWTPFAKMHVVGQMFVSNNYICFASREEDMCQLIIPLREVSIVEKADSSSVLPSPLSISTKNKMTFLFANLKDRDFLVQRISDFLQRTPERLWSEGDQLPLSGQSGTPSPTTPTFPSSPLSLGAGEPLQQHQPQPQQRYYCPDLPTAKQGLLRIYQTDVPEEIMGPKATKEKMKEEAWNIHFFEFGRGVCMYRTSKTRELVLNGIPESLRGELWLLFSGAQNEMATHPGYYAELVEQAMGRCTLATEEIERDLHRSMPEHHAFQNEMGIAALRRVLTAYAYRNPNIGYCQAMNIVTSVLLLYCTEEEAFWLLVALCERMLPDYYNTRVVGALVDQGVFEELTRECLPLLYEHMQELGVISTISLSWFLTLFLSVMPFHSAVLLVDCFFYEGIKLVFQVSLAVLHANMELLMACNDEGEAMTILGRYLDNVVNKQTVSPPIPHLHALLTSGDEPPPEIDVFELIKASYEKFGSLRADVIEQMRFKQRLKVIQSLEDTAKRSVVRAIMTDSAFTIEELEELYVLFKAKHIMSCYWGASSTAAERHDPSLPYLEQYRIDLGQFCQLFSALGPWGCGIHTPTLASRLFRLLDQNKDGLINFKEFVTGLSGMYHGDMTEKLKLLYKLHLPPALCPEEAESALEATQFFTDDDTLQDSPFLSHLDFLVQEVTEGEEVKEAGDSGNGDSEDKKEEKVKDYKYYLRMWAKEKEPKKETIKDLPRMNQEQFIELCKTLYNMFSEDTLEQELYHAIATVASLLLRIGEVGKKFSNNGSGKKVLEPPAQPQPPPSADGPEREDSNGEGSSGQSLICKALAEAQLETVGPPGGGPSGAGGSDEEGKDDTSVSSYSVVSAGELQCEDIADDTVLIGCGGNGAGDKRRGSAPDADWSITFEQVLASMLTEPALVDYFENKRDIQGKMAACKTQRAVERQISSSSDHELAQLST; encoded by the exons GGTTGCTAGTGGGGACGCTGGATGTTGTATTGGACTCAAGCGCTCGTGTGGCTCCCTACAGGATCTTGCATCAGACTGGGGATTCTCAAATCTTCTGGAGCATTGCCTGTG GCTCCTCCAGAAAAGAGATCACAGAGCACTGGGAGTGGCTCGAGGCCAACCTGCTCCAAACGCTGTCAATCTTCGACAATGAAGATGACATCACCACCTTTGTCAAAGGGAAGATCCAG GGCATCATGGCGGAGGAGAATAAGAGCCGGCTTGCGCAGGAGGACGAGGACTCGGGAAAGTTCCGCGAGGCGGAGCTGAAGATGCGGAAGCTGTTTGGGATGCCTGAGGAGGAGAAGCTGGTCAACTACTACTCCTGCAGCTACTGGAAGGGCCGTGTGCCGCGGCAGGGCTGGCTCAGCGTCAACCACATCTGCTTCTACTCCTTCCTGCTAGgaaaagagg tgACCCTGATAGTGCAGTGGACGGACGTGACTCAGCTGGAGAAGAACGCCACACTGGTATTCCCGGAGAGCGTGCGTGTGAGCACGCGCGACACGCAGcactttttctccatgttcCTCAACATCAACGACACCTTCAAGCTCATGGAGCAGCTGGCCAACATCGCCATGCGCCAGCTGCTGGACAACGAGGGCTTCGCCGCTGACCGCTCGCTGCCCAAGCCCTGCAAGACTCTCAAGAACGTCTCCGCGCTCAAGAG GGACCTGGATGCCAGGGCGAAGAACGAGCGCTACCGGGCCCTGTTCCGCCTGACCCACGACGAGCGCCTAGACGGGCACACCGACTGCACTCTCTGGACGCCCTTTGCCAAGATGCATGTGGTGGGCCAGATGTTTGTGTCCAACAACTACATCTGCTTTGCCAGCCGTGAGGAAGACATGTGCCAACTCATTATCCCTCTGAGGGAG GTGTCCATCGTGGAGAAGGCGGACAGCAGCAGCGTCCTGCCCAGCCCCTTGTCCATCAGCACCAAGAACAAGATGACCTTCCTGTTCGCCAACCTGAAAGACCGCGACTTCCTGGTGCAGCGCATCTCTGACTTCTTGCAGCGCACGCCTGAACGGCTGTGGAGCGAAGGCGATCAGCTCCCGCTAAGCGGCCAATCA GGGACGCCcagccccaccacccccacctttCCGTCCAGCCCGCTCTCCTTGGGGGCAGGGGAGCCCCTACAACAGCACCAGCCGCAGCCGCAGCAGCGTTACTACTGCCCCGACCTGCCCACTGCCAAGCAGGGCCTCCTCCGCATCTACCAGACGGACGTGCCTGAGGAGATCATGGGCCCCAAGGCT aCAAAAGAGAAGATGAAGGAGGAGGCCTGGAACATCCACTTCTTTGAGTTTGGCCGAGGGGTGTGCATGTATCGCACCTCTAAGACCCGGGAGCTGGTGCTCAACGGCATCCCGGAGAGTTTGAGGGGGGAGCTGTGGCTACTCTTCTCTG GTGCCCAGAATGAGATGGCCACCCACCCGGGCTACTACGCTGAGCTGGTGGAGCAGGCCATGGGCCGCTGCACGCTGGCCACCGAGGAGATCGAGCGGGACTTGCACCGCTCCATGCCCGAGCACCACGCCTTCCAGAACGAGATGGGCATCGCTGCTCTCCGCCGCGTGCTGACCGCCTACGCCTACCGCAACCCCAACATCGGCTACTGCCAG gcgaTGAACATAGTGACGTCTGTGTTGTTGCTGTATTGCACTGAAGAGGAGGCCTTTTGGCTGCTGGTGGCTCTGTGTGAAAGAATGCTGCCGGACTACTACAACACCAGGGtcgtag GGGCCCTGGTGGACcagggtgtgtttgaggagcTGACGCGTGAGTGTCTGCCACTGCTCTACGAGCACATGCAGGAGCTGGGCGTCATCTCCACCATCTCGCTCTCCTGGTTCCTCACGCTCTTCCTCAGCGTCATGCCCTTCCACAGCGCCGTGCTGCTCGTCGACTGCTTCTTCTACGAGGGCATCAAGCTCGTCTTCCAGGTCTCCCTGGCCGTGCTGCACGCCAACATGGAGCTGCTGATGGCCTGCAACGACGAGGGCGAGGCCATGACCATCCTGGGAAg GTATTTGGATAATGTTGTGAACAAGCAGACCGTGTCTCCGCCCATTCCCCACCTCCACGCCCTGCTGACCAGTGGGGACGAGCCACCGCCAGAGATTGACGTCTTTGAGCTCATCAAGGCCTCCTATGAG AAGTTTGGCAGCCTCCGTGCAGACGTCATTGAGCAGATGAGGTTCAAGCAGAGGCTAAAGGTCATCCAGTCCCTGGAGGACACGGCCAAGAGGAGTGTG GTGAGGGCCATCATGACTGATTCAGCCTTCACCATTGAGGAGTTGGAGGAGCTGTATGTCCTGTTCAAG GCCAAGCACATCATGAGCTGCTACTGGGGTGCGAGCAGCACAGCGGCAGAGCGCCACGACCCGAGCCTGCCCTACCTGGAGCAGTACCGCATTGACCTGGGTCAGTTCTGCCAGCTCTTCTCCGCACTGGGTCCCTGGGGCTGCGGCATCCACACGCCCACGCTGGCCTCGCGCCTCTTCCGCCTGCTCGACCAGAACAAGGACGGCCTCATCAACTTCAAGGAGTTCGTCACGGGCCTCA GTGGAATGTATCATGGAGACATGACCGAGAAACTCAAGCTCCTCTACAAACTCCATCTGCCTCCAG ctttgTGTCCAGAAGAGGCAGAGTCAGCACTGGAGGCAACACAGTTCTTTACAGATGATGACACACTCCAGG ATTCTCCCTTCCTGTCTCATCTGGATTTCCTGGTGCAGGAAGTTACTGAag gtgaaGAGGTGAAGGAGGCAGGAGACTCTGGAAATGGCGACTCTGAAGACAAGAAAG AGGAGAAAGTGAAGGACTATAAATATTACCTAAGAATGTGGGCCAAAGAGAAGGAACCCAAAAAAGAGACGATCAAAGACCTGCCCAGGATGAACCAG GAGCAGTTTATTGAGCTGTGTAAGACGCTCTACAACATGTTCAGCGAGGACACCCTGGAGCAGGAGCTCTACCACGCCATTGCCACTGTGGCCAGCCTCTTGCTGCGCATCGGTGAGGTGGGCAAGAAGTTCTCCAACAATGGGTCCGGCAAGAAAGTTCTAGAACCCCCAGCCCAGCCCCAGCCTCCGCCTTCAGCCGACGGCCCAGAGAGGGAGGACTCCAATGGGGAAGGCAGCTCGGGGCAGTCCCTGATCTGCAAGGCTCTGGCGGAGGCCCAGTTGGAGACGGTGGGGCCCCCTGGAGGAGGTCCGTCAGGAGCCGGAGGCTCGGACGAGGAAGGGAAGGACGACACCTCGGTCTCATCCTACTCGGTGGTGAGCGCTGGCGAGCTCCAGTGCGAGGACATCGCCGACGACACCGTGCTGATAGGCTGCGGCGGAAACGGGGCGGGGGATAAAAGGCGAGGGAGCGCGCCGGACGCCGACTGGTCCATCACCTTCGAGCAAGTGCTGGCCTCCATGCTGACGGAGCCGGCCCTGGTGGACTACTTTGAGAATAAGCGGGACATCCAAGGCAAGATGGCTGCCTGCAAGACCCAGAGGGCTGTGGAGAGGCAGATCAGCTCTTCGAGTGACCATGAGCTGGCCCAGCTGTCCACCTGA